Proteins from a single region of Plasmodium brasilianum strain Bolivian I chromosome 13, whole genome shotgun sequence:
- a CDS encoding 60S ribosomal protein L10 — protein MGRRPARCYRYCKNKPYPKSRYCRGVPDPKIRIYDMGRKKADVNEFSGVVHLVSYEYEQISSEALEAARISANKYMITNCGKDNFHLRVRVHPFHVLRINKMLSCAGADRLQTGMRGAFGKPNGVVARVDIGQVLLSIRTKENFISKACEALRRAKYKFPGRQKVFVSNKWGFTNFSKDQYQEHKRKGRIVSDGVSCKFIREKGPLDKIYKDINTIIES, from the coding sequence ATGGGAAGAAGACCAGCCAGGTGCTACAGGTACTGCAAAAACAAACCTTATCCTAAGAGCAGATATTGTAGAGGTGTACCTGACCCAAAGATAAGAATATATGATATGGGTAGGAAAAAGGCTGACGTAAATGAATTTAGTGGAGTTGTTCATTTAGTTTCCTATGAGTATGAACAGATATCATCAGAAGCGTTAGAAGCAGCACGTATTAGTGCaaacaaatatatgattACAAATTGTGGTAAAGATAATTTTCACTTAAGAGTAAGAGTACACCCATTCCATGTATTAAGAATTAATAAGATGCTGTCATGTGCTGGAGCAGATAGGCTTCAAACAGGTATGAGAGGGGCTTTTGGAAAACCAAATGGTGTTGTTGCAAGAGTAGATATTGGTCAAGTCTTACTTTCAATAAGAACAAAGGagaattttatttctaaagCGTGTGAAGCTTTAAGAAGAGCCAAATACAAATTTCCAGGTAGACAAAAAGTCTTTGTTAGTAACAAATGGGgatttacaaatttttcaaaagatCAATATCAGGAgcataaaagaaaaggaagaattGTTTCTGATGGTGTTAGTTGCAAATTCATTAGAGAAAAGGGACCACTAgacaaaatttataaagaCATAAACACTATCATTGAATCGTGA